The genome window GCAAAGAATAATTTCGTACTTGCTAGACGTGTCTCTACTAGATTGCACGGAACATTTGGTTGATTTGAGTTAGAACCCACAcgcctcctccacccccagccttctcttttcatcttgaagcctcttctctccaccctcaAGTGTGGTTTCAGCATGACTAGGGAATAGacactaaaaatatttctggaatgacGTGACCCACTCTCGCCCCATCCAGGAAAGGGACAAGGCTTCACAAGAAACAGCACatgctttcctttcatttctgggAGGCTCGGGGTCGACCTACAGATGCTGCTCCTTCCGTGGCCGATGGCGTTCAGACTCCTAGCTGCCGACGGTGCCAGGCAAACAACTGGACAGAACAGCTCAGCCACAGGAAGCTGGCCACCGTCTCGGCCAGAGCAGCAGCCCCCCAGGCACAGACCACCTCTGCCACCCAGTCCAGGagccttcccacctccctcagcCTTGCCCCGGCCCCGCCAGAGGGGCTGAAGAACTGGGAGGTGGTGGCAGCAGCGGCAGTAGTGCCTATAGCCTTGGGGCCAGTCCAGGCACGTGGGACCCTGCTTCGGGCAACTCTGCAGCCTCTCCAGGGCCAGGGAGGGACCCAGGACAGCCGCAGAGCTCGCCACTGTCTCTTCCTATCGCTGAAACCTAGGCGAGGTCTCAGAATGGAAGCCGCCACTCCTGAGCTGAAACCGCAGGCCAGACTGCGGGAGGTGGGGGACAGGGTGAGCGGAGCTCAAGACAGTCAGGAGCTGAAGCAGCAGCTGCGGCGGCTGCCCAAGCCACCAACCTCCTCCCAGCGAGAAAGGAGACATGCGGAGATGTGCGCTTCAGCTGGAGTCCTGAGTGAGAGTCCCCGGACCATGAGCCTTTCTCTGGAGTGCCGGCCCAGGGATCAGAGGGCCCCTAGGAGTCCCGAGGAGAAAGCACAAGATGAACCCAGTGGTCAAGAGTGCGAGGCTCCAGCCTCCCGGAAGATTCCTGCTTCCTCAGAACTCTCCAGATCCCAGCTCTCCCACACTGAGGAGAGCAGCAACGTCTCTTCttactcctcctcttcttcccccaTGGACAAAGCAGAAGAAGGTGGCCTCTTCAAGATGGATGATACCACCACACCAACAGGGGCTCTGGCCACCTCGTCTTCATCTTTAGGCTTTGAGAGTGACAGTGGTGAGAGCGCAGTGAGCTGCCAGCCCAgcggaggaggagcagggggaggaagagaaggaggaggaggtgggggaggaggagatgcaGCCGAGTGCAGGGACATTATTGCCAAGTCTCAGGGCAGCAGAGACCCCCCGAAAAATGAGGAGGCGCACTACATCACCACCCACGAGATCCAGCTGAGTGAGGTGGAGCAGGACATGGATTTCGACGTGGGACTGGCTTCTCGCTTGGATTTCGAGGACAACAACGTCATCTACTCATTCGTGGACTATGCTTCCTTTGGTGGCAGCGACGAGACCCCGGGGGACGTCACCACCGCGACCGAAGAGGACGACGACAACAGCTGCTACCTCAGCACCACTCCTAGCACCACCGCCACCCGGACACCCAGCCCCACCAGCAGTGACGCCGCCCGCCCCAGAGCAGGCAGCAGTGGTCGCAACACCAGCAGCACGGAAGTGGGCAGCGGTCCCTCCGACAGTGACcccactcccccgccccccgggCCTGGCACTGCCACCCCGCGGGAGCCCTTGCCCGAGCCCCCGGACGCAGCTTCAGGGGCAGCCGCCGCCGCAAGCAGCTGTGCGAGCGCGGCCAGCCAGATCCTCCTATCAATCAAGCCGACTTCCCGGGCTATAAATGAGCCTAGCAACGTGCGTGCAAAGCAAAACATTATTCCTGCTGCCAAGCATGAAGGCGACATGAGCCTCCGCGTCTCCACAGCTGCTGAACGCAATTCAAGTTCGCTGAAGCAAGACCCGGCTGCAGCCGTGGCTCAGGACCATGCGAAGAAGTTCATCGCCGTCCCTGCCCGCCTGCAGACCCGGTGCGGAGCCATCCGCGCCAAGGAGCTGGCGGACCACTCCAGCGGGGCCTCCAGCGCCGTGAGCGAGCTGGACGACGCCGACAAGGAGGTGCGCACCCTCACCGCCCGGGCCTTCCGGAGCCTCGCCTACCCCTACTTCGAGGCTCTGAGCATCAGCTCCCGGGAGTCCTCCGCGCTCTCCGAAGTCGGCTTCGGGCGTTGGTCGACCTTCCTAGACTTAAAATGTGGCGGGGTTGGAGCCCGGGTGGAACAGAGCCTCCTCAGGAGCAGTGCGGCCTCGGCGGCCGCAGGCctgaggaagggaggtggggccAGGACAGCCGCAGACCAGCTCTACGTCCAGTCCAAGAAGTCCCAGACCAAGGCTCTGGAGTTCGTCGTCAGCAAAGTGGAGGGGGAAATCAAACACGTGGAGACGCCGCTGTGTTTCCAGAAGCAGGTCCAGACGGGCTCCCGCGTGGTCACCCTTCTCGAGCCTCTGAATTTACGCAGTGAGAGCAAAGCCAGCTCAGCAGCGGGGCCCTGCAGGGCCCCCAAAGTCTCCAGCAAGGGCCCCGGATCGGTGTACACAGACGATGGCTCCGAGACGTCAGAGAGCAGCAAGCCTGCCGCCCGCGCTGACGGCCCCCAGAAGAAGTCCAAATTTGCTTCCAGTCTGCTCAAAAATGTCATCTCCAAGAAGATGCAGCGGGAACACGAGTTCAAAATGGAGAGGGGAGAAGTCACCGACACCTCCCAACATCACCTCTCCAGCACCCCCAAGGAGACAGAGGGCCCGGCTGGGGGCGAGAAGCCGCGGGAGAGGGGCCTGCAGAGGCAGAGTTCCCGCCACTCGGAGGCCGGCTCTGAGTACACGGTGCTCAGCGTGTCAGATGCAGGGGGCGAAGGGTCCGTGGCCGGCTCCAAATCCCCAACTTTCAAAGCCAGTGCACCTCGGGAGAGCAGTGCAGGCTCCGGCAGAAATCTCGCTGATGCACACACAGAAGTGTGTGAAATTAAAAAGAGTGCATCCGAGACTGTCAAGGGCATCTTCCTCCGTAGTCAGAACAGCGCATTCCGGtcatggaaggagaaagaggcagagaagagggaggaaaaagcccCCATCGG of Equus quagga isolate Etosha38 chromosome 3, UCLA_HA_Equagga_1.0, whole genome shotgun sequence contains these proteins:
- the C3H4orf54 gene encoding uncharacterized protein C4orf54 homolog, giving the protein MLSFHFWEARGRPTDAAPSVADGVQTPSCRRCQANNWTEQLSHRKLATVSARAAAPQAQTTSATQSRSLPTSLSLAPAPPEGLKNWEVVAAAAVVPIALGPVQARGTLLRATLQPLQGQGGTQDSRRARHCLFLSLKPRRGLRMEAATPELKPQARLREVGDRVSGAQDSQELKQQLRRLPKPPTSSQRERRHAEMCASAGVLSESPRTMSLSLECRPRDQRAPRSPEEKAQDEPSGQECEAPASRKIPASSELSRSQLSHTEESSNVSSYSSSSSPMDKAEEGGLFKMDDTTTPTGALATSSSSLGFESDSGESAVSCQPSGGGAGGGREGGGGGGGGDAAECRDIIAKSQGSRDPPKNEEAHYITTHEIQLSEVEQDMDFDVGLASRLDFEDNNVIYSFVDYASFGGSDETPGDVTTATEEDDDNSCYLSTTPSTTATRTPSPTSSDAARPRAGSSGRNTSSTEVGSGPSDSDPTPPPPGPGTATPREPLPEPPDAASGAAAAASSCASAASQILLSIKPTSRAINEPSNVRAKQNIIPAAKHEGDMSLRVSTAAERNSSSLKQDPAAAVAQDHAKKFIAVPARLQTRCGAIRAKELADHSSGASSAVSELDDADKEVRTLTARAFRSLAYPYFEALSISSRESSALSEVGFGRWSTFLDLKCGGVGARVEQSLLRSSAASAAAGLRKGGGARTAADQLYVQSKKSQTKALEFVVSKVEGEIKHVETPLCFQKQVQTGSRVVTLLEPLNLRSESKASSAAGPCRAPKVSSKGPGSVYTDDGSETSESSKPAARADGPQKKSKFASSLLKNVISKKMQREHEFKMERGEVTDTSQHHLSSTPKETEGPAGGEKPRERGLQRQSSRHSEAGSEYTVLSVSDAGGEGSVAGSKSPTFKASAPRESSAGSGRNLADAHTEVCEIKKSASETVKGIFLRSQNSAFRSWKEKEAEKREEKAPIGKLKLPKGGDWRADLGEISASKSTIMSRLFVPNIQQTPKDKQPGKQATKYPAAQATSTAVIRPKAPEIKIRLGSVQQPSSDFNIAKLLTPKLASGSASNLFKTIEDNSRTQQKLFRGDNLEKVPQFQVRDVRDKSKTQGPLHQVRDVRKLIKGSGDSSDKGSVTPEQGLTGPKARPQAAAAGGSGSLSPMVITCQAVVNQREDGAARELREHLGKGGSSRVLDSSSPEGTVLVHRASGRLPVATIAPNKPEQGSYLPVLKIVSKASAQKTPEKAKDEEGKEEGKGPKPSRNALEKLTAAVRSMEELYSFNRNEWKRKSDPLPMMIDSHVLSLIASEEREGAGGAEGDPNKMARRLGEGEERGAGNKGGVVLRGAPLERLQRRNSNPSSESVSARAAAFENLARERPRSLYIPPAPKEVERTPPLQPLPPLPSNRNVFTVSASSTQKTGGVAGKFPQGPSPESPSAAKGLKSQGLRSLKISPATRAPLDEMTNSKNGSNLEKSNSDCENYLTIPLKGSSAAGELPGRPGAGREGPPVSSAATLCSLPPLSARSQVPSSPKGSQVSGTSRPAWRTKPDNLRETVAAPAGPQSPEHPPPTIYHQQLLPFTLQGAQPQVLCFSPPGMPAPAPAGPAPVPTDPFQQPQPQQTQRKMLLDVTTGQYYLVDTPVQPMTRRLFDPETGQYVDVPMTTQQQAVAPLSLPVPPLALSPGGYGPTYMIYPGFLPTVLPTNALQPTPIAHTPGGGELSPMAAEPPSKEAAATFTEVPYFMASGQAPASSSSSAPAATSQLVGAKGFAQLHGKPVISITSQALGPRIIAPPSFDGTTMSFVVEHR